The following are encoded in a window of Bradyrhizobium guangdongense genomic DNA:
- a CDS encoding RraA family protein, with protein sequence MTITIAANSVPKPSAELIEGFRNAPTSVISDNLSRLPGAVGLKPYHRSGKLVGAAFTVRTRPGDNLAIHRALEMVGPGDVIVVDGGGDETRALVGEIMKNIAQWRKAEGYVIDGAIRDVAAFAADDFPCFARAVIHRGPYKNGPGEINVPVTIGGTVISPGDIVVGDEDGVVSFPAAGAAALLEAVRVQVRREEETLKAIREGRYQGAYGKS encoded by the coding sequence ATGACCATCACCATCGCAGCGAACAGCGTGCCGAAGCCGTCCGCCGAACTCATCGAAGGCTTCAGGAATGCGCCGACCTCGGTCATTTCAGACAATCTCAGCCGCCTGCCGGGCGCGGTCGGGCTGAAACCCTATCACCGCAGCGGCAAGCTGGTGGGCGCGGCCTTCACGGTGCGCACCCGGCCCGGCGACAATCTCGCCATCCATCGCGCGCTCGAGATGGTCGGTCCCGGCGACGTCATCGTGGTCGACGGCGGCGGCGACGAGACCCGGGCGCTGGTCGGCGAGATCATGAAGAACATCGCGCAATGGCGCAAAGCGGAAGGCTATGTGATCGACGGCGCGATCCGCGATGTCGCGGCGTTCGCCGCCGACGATTTTCCCTGCTTCGCCCGCGCCGTGATCCATCGCGGTCCCTACAAGAACGGTCCCGGCGAGATCAACGTGCCCGTGACGATCGGCGGCACCGTGATCTCGCCCGGCGACATCGTGGTCGGCGACGAAGACGGCGTGGTGTCGTTCCCCGCCGCCGGCGCCGCAGCGCTGCTGGAGGCCGTCCGTGTCCAGGTCAGGCGGGAAGAGGAGACCCTGAAAGCAATCCGCGAGGGCCGCTACCAGGGGGCTTACGGCAAGTCGTGA
- a CDS encoding PD-(D/E)XK nuclease family protein yields MQVRRTVVVHTTLAGHMVRVDAARRNEAGVQVMTMGQLAARLAGGLLQPVDLNVLTEVIGAALPDIVMGELEPIKGLPGMAAAVCSTFDKAWRAGIVLSKVGHPRTDALAALEQAVIDRLPASMKRPCDLVEMALRRMGHAPVVVGALEVQGHSEMSPCWRPLLIALAEIIPVSWTAGPRHVPDWLKSTKVDVLAAPGTDPQPRVFSCANPIHEVGEAFRWMRALLAKGISASDIAIVAASPGDYDDHVFSTSRDANIPIHFVHGIKALTGADGQATAALAEVLTKGLSQERVRRLFSLMRGGSLSDLPAGWMRVLPVDAPLTSAERWERVLKQAEDSDWPDGKNRTADVLEVIRLLGQGTDAAELAGETLLTGVQRSLWRRALREGPAQALSVTLAGLRIEDGIEPAANAIWTSAIASASAPRPHVWLLGLNAGRWPRRISEDRLIPDHVLPIDQLDPLPVADGDKRDIKTIVGTAHSVAISFSRRDAEGRMLGRSPIISDLPDPETYLDRAGAPEHAFSEADRLLARPSEFSTLPIAISGLSCWRDWHRSEITAHDGLIAAGHARLKKLLERPLSATSLKLLLRDPIRFVWRYALGWKAPEDADEPLTLEANAFGNFVHAVLRDAVEQLEGNGGIAAAEQAQIEAALVGASERAVALWESAQPVPPDVIWRNAAARGHALAAAALAYGLEPLPNQKTWCEIPFGKVDPKSEGRELPWSLGAPVEIPGTGLLVEGQIDRLDLSGDGARARVTDYKTGKLSKKMDEVVIKGGAELQRCLYAFAVKTLLGNGVTIEASLLYPNAPEGDQALFPLADLDGALAKVSTAAVASRTAMLGGVAPPGEDAASDYNDHAFVLPANAGYLPRKLPLAVTALGPAAAVWGEP; encoded by the coding sequence ATGCAAGTGCGCAGAACGGTGGTCGTCCATACGACTCTCGCCGGTCACATGGTGCGGGTCGATGCTGCGCGTCGGAACGAAGCCGGCGTGCAGGTCATGACCATGGGGCAGCTCGCCGCGAGGCTTGCCGGGGGCCTCCTCCAACCGGTCGATCTGAACGTCCTCACGGAAGTCATCGGCGCCGCGCTCCCGGACATCGTGATGGGCGAACTCGAGCCCATCAAGGGTCTGCCGGGAATGGCGGCCGCCGTCTGCTCCACCTTCGACAAGGCCTGGCGTGCCGGGATTGTTCTGTCGAAGGTCGGCCATCCTCGAACCGACGCGTTGGCCGCGCTGGAGCAGGCAGTCATCGACCGCTTGCCCGCATCGATGAAGCGCCCGTGTGATCTGGTCGAGATGGCGCTGCGACGCATGGGTCATGCCCCGGTCGTAGTCGGCGCTCTGGAAGTCCAAGGGCATAGCGAAATGTCGCCGTGCTGGCGGCCCCTCCTGATCGCGCTTGCGGAGATCATTCCGGTGTCATGGACCGCCGGTCCGAGACATGTGCCGGATTGGCTGAAGAGCACGAAAGTCGACGTGTTGGCCGCGCCGGGGACCGATCCACAACCGCGGGTCTTCTCCTGTGCGAATCCGATTCATGAGGTCGGCGAGGCTTTCCGCTGGATGAGGGCGCTGCTGGCTAAAGGAATATCGGCCTCGGACATCGCCATCGTGGCGGCCAGTCCGGGGGACTACGACGACCACGTATTCTCGACGTCCCGGGACGCCAATATCCCGATCCATTTCGTGCACGGAATAAAGGCGCTGACCGGCGCCGACGGTCAGGCGACCGCGGCTTTGGCGGAGGTGCTGACGAAGGGGCTGTCTCAGGAACGGGTACGGCGCCTGTTCTCGCTTATGCGAGGGGGGTCGCTCAGCGACTTGCCTGCCGGCTGGATGCGAGTTCTTCCGGTCGACGCCCCGCTGACCTCGGCGGAGCGCTGGGAAAGGGTGCTGAAGCAAGCGGAGGACTCGGATTGGCCGGACGGCAAGAACCGGACTGCCGACGTCTTGGAGGTGATCAGGCTGCTGGGTCAGGGCACCGATGCGGCCGAGTTGGCTGGCGAAACCTTGCTGACTGGCGTTCAGAGATCGCTGTGGCGTCGGGCGTTGCGCGAGGGACCAGCGCAGGCTCTGTCTGTTACATTGGCCGGATTGCGCATCGAGGACGGTATCGAGCCCGCCGCTAACGCCATCTGGACGTCGGCAATCGCATCGGCCTCTGCACCGCGACCGCACGTGTGGTTGCTGGGGTTGAACGCTGGACGCTGGCCGCGGCGGATTTCGGAGGATAGGCTCATCCCGGATCACGTGTTGCCGATCGACCAGCTTGATCCTTTGCCGGTTGCTGATGGCGACAAGCGCGATATCAAGACGATCGTAGGCACGGCGCACAGCGTTGCCATCTCCTTCAGCCGACGCGACGCGGAGGGTCGCATGCTCGGCCGCTCGCCGATCATCTCCGACCTTCCGGATCCGGAGACATATCTCGATCGCGCCGGCGCCCCCGAGCACGCCTTCAGCGAAGCTGATCGCCTTCTGGCTCGTCCCTCCGAGTTCTCGACCTTGCCGATCGCCATTTCGGGATTGTCGTGCTGGCGAGACTGGCATCGTAGCGAGATCACGGCGCACGACGGCTTAATCGCGGCGGGGCACGCGCGATTGAAGAAATTGCTAGAGCGGCCGTTGTCGGCGACCTCGCTGAAATTGCTGTTGCGGGATCCGATCCGCTTCGTCTGGCGCTACGCTCTCGGTTGGAAGGCCCCGGAGGATGCAGACGAGCCACTGACTCTGGAAGCGAACGCCTTCGGAAATTTCGTCCATGCGGTGCTTCGCGACGCAGTTGAACAACTGGAAGGAAATGGCGGGATTGCCGCGGCTGAACAGGCACAGATTGAAGCTGCGCTTGTCGGCGCCAGCGAGCGCGCCGTCGCCCTGTGGGAGAGCGCCCAACCAGTCCCGCCCGACGTAATCTGGCGCAATGCCGCAGCACGCGGGCATGCGCTCGCGGCTGCAGCGCTCGCGTACGGACTGGAGCCCCTACCGAACCAGAAGACTTGGTGCGAAATCCCATTCGGAAAGGTCGACCCGAAGAGCGAGGGCCGCGAGCTGCCCTGGTCGCTGGGCGCCCCTGTCGAGATCCCGGGGACCGGTTTGCTGGTCGAAGGACAGATCGACCGCCTCGACCTGTCGGGCGACGGCGCGCGCGCACGCGTCACGGACTACAAGACAGGCAAGCTCTCCAAGAAGATGGACGAGGTGGTCATCAAGGGAGGTGCCGAACTCCAGCGGTGTCTCTACGCCTTCGCGGTCAAGACGCTGCTCGGCAACGGCGTGACGATAGAGGCCTCGCTGCTCTATCCGAACGCCCCCGAAGGCGATCAGGCGCTGTTCCCGTTGGCGGACCTCGATGGAGCCTTGGCGAAGGTGTCGACCGCAGCCGTTGCCTCCCGCACCGCAATGCTGGGGGGCGTGGCTCCTCCAGGGGAGGACGCCGCAAGCGACTACAACGACCATGCCTTCGTGCTGCCGGCCAACGCGGGGTACCTGCCACGCAAGTTGCCACTGGCGGTAACCGCCTTAGGGCCCGCCGCAGCGGTATGGGGGGAGCCATGA
- a CDS encoding TerB N-terminal domain-containing protein → MGRRNSNSLGMGILVVLGLIFWALSEAYHFVQQHGAAIAAFAIVAGAILLIWSIGSRALFSGKAPPPIPAQTERGSTAAPMNRATSKRTPARWVGPSESVVVQGSQIAGGLFYLGDFVQLDDRRTTDQYAINPKLSASAARPDIEGSSMPYWPSYADITPAARKAFINWMAEGRSSRAYGVGHVFLFFYGLEHRAFIDADSSSLPVLIEEVQRLLIVYADNNSFRGYATRFLSYARIAADIPITSPTPSSERAVSSEMDVATRLHLGRALQQKGALGPDDALLWVLAIPDVYLRTPAVRCFDEFGRLFRHRFNERYPNGLALRAAGNIRLSYKAASNAFEVPIAGSHERYPDICQVLGKAQDDLKRMVQECTDELDSFSRFVGRRPDSRESMQAALLLPEPLQRDPANGRIHLFGQKMHRSMGEHKRASTKMRNMLEAAGFDMPANGKVTPGLADQLGSALDRIDIAIEPDRRYGSGVPQLDDQVIIFKADGGGKVDAERPGYRAVKAQVEVAVLAAAADGDASADELKRVVAGVRDAPGLSPIEQARLIAYAATVFNSPPKQDRVMRKLGERSPDERTAIADAALAIIAGNDSVDADEVRFLERLHKALGLPKERVYSALHRSSPQQGADEPVAISQEVRAEGVPIPVSEKPPAALPESTRPEAEATPALTIRIDAARLARTQRETQTVSALLANIFEEDVPSPPEPAAVAPVATGSLDGLDAAHTELVELLEIRGSLPRSEFEQRAKDLKLLPDGAIERINDWAFDQFEEAIIEDGHDVVMIEHIRKRLAELREAA, encoded by the coding sequence ATGGGGCGACGCAACAGCAATTCCCTTGGAATGGGTATACTCGTCGTGCTGGGCCTCATTTTCTGGGCTCTGAGCGAGGCGTATCACTTCGTCCAGCAGCATGGCGCGGCCATCGCAGCGTTTGCGATCGTTGCCGGGGCGATCCTCCTGATTTGGTCGATCGGCTCACGGGCGCTATTTTCAGGTAAGGCTCCCCCGCCAATACCTGCGCAAACCGAGCGGGGTTCAACTGCCGCACCGATGAACCGAGCGACGTCGAAGCGGACTCCTGCGCGGTGGGTGGGTCCTTCGGAGTCTGTCGTCGTGCAGGGCTCACAGATCGCAGGCGGATTGTTCTATCTGGGCGATTTCGTCCAGTTGGACGATCGGCGCACAACGGATCAGTACGCGATCAATCCTAAGCTTTCCGCAAGTGCAGCTCGGCCGGACATCGAGGGAAGCTCGATGCCATATTGGCCCTCCTATGCTGACATCACACCTGCGGCTCGCAAGGCGTTCATTAACTGGATGGCCGAAGGGCGCAGCAGCCGAGCTTATGGTGTAGGGCACGTCTTCCTTTTCTTCTACGGCTTGGAGCACCGCGCCTTCATCGATGCGGATTCCTCGTCCTTGCCTGTTCTAATTGAGGAGGTGCAGCGGCTGCTGATCGTCTACGCGGACAACAACTCTTTCCGCGGCTACGCCACCCGCTTTTTGAGCTATGCGAGAATAGCCGCCGATATCCCGATCACGTCGCCAACCCCTTCCTCCGAACGGGCCGTATCTTCCGAAATGGACGTAGCCACCCGGTTACACTTGGGGCGGGCGCTTCAGCAGAAGGGAGCCCTCGGACCGGATGATGCGTTGCTGTGGGTCCTCGCAATTCCGGACGTCTATCTCCGGACGCCAGCAGTCCGGTGCTTCGACGAGTTTGGACGGCTCTTTCGTCATCGATTCAACGAGCGCTATCCCAACGGCCTGGCGCTTCGAGCTGCCGGCAACATCCGCCTCAGCTACAAGGCCGCCAGCAACGCGTTCGAGGTTCCCATAGCGGGCAGCCATGAGCGGTATCCGGACATTTGCCAGGTCTTAGGGAAGGCTCAGGACGATCTGAAGAGGATGGTCCAGGAGTGCACTGACGAACTCGACAGCTTCAGCAGGTTCGTGGGACGGCGCCCGGATTCCCGCGAATCCATGCAAGCCGCACTTTTGCTGCCGGAGCCTCTGCAGCGCGACCCGGCAAATGGACGCATTCATCTCTTCGGCCAAAAGATGCATCGCTCGATGGGCGAGCATAAGCGCGCCAGCACAAAGATGCGCAATATGCTTGAGGCGGCTGGTTTCGATATGCCGGCCAATGGCAAAGTAACGCCCGGGCTTGCAGACCAGCTCGGTTCGGCTTTGGACCGCATCGACATCGCGATCGAGCCTGATCGCCGCTATGGTAGTGGCGTTCCCCAACTCGACGACCAGGTAATCATTTTCAAGGCGGATGGCGGCGGAAAGGTCGATGCCGAACGGCCTGGCTACAGAGCCGTGAAGGCCCAAGTGGAGGTGGCCGTGCTTGCCGCGGCGGCTGACGGAGATGCCTCGGCCGACGAGTTGAAGCGCGTGGTTGCGGGCGTTCGAGATGCGCCGGGCCTGTCCCCGATCGAGCAGGCGAGGCTGATCGCCTACGCCGCGACCGTGTTCAACAGTCCGCCCAAACAGGACCGGGTGATGCGCAAGCTCGGCGAGCGCAGCCCAGATGAGCGCACGGCCATCGCCGACGCCGCACTCGCGATCATCGCTGGAAACGACAGCGTCGATGCCGACGAAGTGCGGTTCCTGGAGCGACTCCATAAGGCGCTCGGGCTTCCGAAGGAGCGGGTGTATTCCGCCCTGCACCGGTCAAGTCCGCAACAGGGAGCCGACGAGCCCGTTGCCATTTCACAAGAGGTCCGCGCCGAGGGGGTTCCGATACCCGTCTCGGAGAAGCCGCCAGCTGCCTTGCCCGAGTCGACCAGGCCGGAGGCGGAGGCAACGCCGGCATTGACCATCCGCATAGATGCCGCTCGGCTCGCGCGAACGCAACGCGAGACTCAAACCGTGTCCGCGCTCTTGGCGAACATCTTCGAGGAAGATGTGCCTTCCCCGCCCGAGCCGGCCGCGGTCGCGCCTGTTGCAACGGGCTCGCTCGACGGTCTCGACGCCGCCCATACCGAACTGGTCGAGCTTCTGGAGATCAGGGGATCTCTGCCGCGGAGCGAGTTCGAGCAGCGTGCGAAAGATCTCAAGCTGCTCCCGGATGGTGCAATCGAGCGGATCAACGATTGGGCCTTCGACCAGTTCGAAGAGGCGATCATCGAGGACGGCCATGACGTCGTGATGATAGAGCACATCCGCAAGAGGCTGGCTGAACTGAGAGAAGCGGCATGA
- a CDS encoding DEAD/DEAH box helicase yields MNSPISGSAAEGAYDRLHPKIRRWIRDQGWDELREIQARAIGTILDGTGDVVIAAATAAGKTEAAFLPILTLIAERKGGGFSAVYVSPLKALINDQFRRLDELCEAMEIPVVKWHGDASQAEKKKAIAKPSGIVLITPESIEAMLTRRPGDAARLFGAADFIVVDELHAFLQGPRGLHVASLLKRLDAMAQKPARRVGLSATIGDLNQAMAWLRPTAPQTVDLLLAKADAPELRLQIRGYVEPPDLDDPDHAEGSGQDVQAPRRIALDAICDHLFPTLRGTNNLVFGGSRRTVESAADRLRRRCEKAGVPNEFYPHHGSLSKTFREDLEIRLKDGSLPTTAVCTSTLELGVDIGSVKSVAQIGAPRSLSSLRQRLGRTGRRRGTPSILRVYVREPYVDVKSSILDQLRSNTIRSVAVVRLLLAGFVEPAAPSPETVSTLIHQVLSVIAERGGIRAKPLFDLLCGPGPFDSIEPADFAQLLRHLGSPEVRMLEQAPDGVLMLGSEGEKIVQSRDFFAVFESSEEWRLTAAGRTLGALPISFPVHKDSLVVFAGQRWIVLDVDEGGKVLSVAPHPGGMVPRFEPSSGEPAHDRLLAEMRAVYLDNDVPEYLDKAAQELLAEGRDTFRALDLDRRSVIQEERDLHLFVWRSSQTTAVFGAALGMAGLECGIHDLGVTVPKTTSAEMLPILEKLGSMSALDPMDVAAFVKNVRAGKFQDFVPETLAQKQWALQNGQFVGTATAIAKTLR; encoded by the coding sequence ATGAACTCACCAATCTCCGGATCGGCAGCTGAAGGGGCCTACGATCGGCTCCACCCGAAGATCCGCCGCTGGATTCGCGACCAAGGTTGGGACGAGCTTCGCGAGATTCAAGCGCGAGCCATCGGGACCATTCTGGATGGGACCGGGGATGTCGTAATAGCTGCTGCGACCGCAGCTGGAAAAACCGAGGCGGCATTCCTTCCGATCTTGACCTTGATCGCGGAAAGGAAGGGCGGCGGGTTCTCCGCCGTCTACGTCAGCCCTCTGAAGGCGTTGATCAACGACCAGTTTCGGCGGCTGGACGAGCTATGCGAAGCGATGGAGATCCCTGTCGTCAAATGGCACGGGGACGCATCCCAGGCGGAGAAGAAGAAGGCCATCGCGAAGCCTTCCGGCATCGTGCTGATAACACCTGAGTCCATCGAGGCGATGCTGACCCGGCGTCCGGGCGATGCGGCTCGCCTTTTCGGAGCGGCCGACTTCATCGTCGTGGACGAGCTCCACGCTTTCCTGCAGGGGCCTCGGGGGCTGCACGTCGCCAGCCTGCTGAAACGCCTCGACGCGATGGCTCAGAAGCCGGCTCGCAGAGTCGGACTATCGGCTACTATCGGCGATCTCAATCAAGCTATGGCCTGGCTTCGTCCGACGGCTCCGCAGACCGTTGATCTCCTCTTGGCAAAGGCTGACGCGCCCGAGTTGAGGCTCCAGATACGTGGCTACGTCGAGCCGCCGGATCTCGACGACCCCGATCATGCCGAAGGATCCGGTCAAGACGTCCAGGCGCCCAGGCGAATCGCGTTGGACGCGATTTGTGACCATTTGTTTCCGACCCTGCGTGGGACAAACAATCTGGTCTTTGGCGGTTCTCGTCGCACGGTCGAGTCGGCGGCGGATCGACTCAGGCGCCGATGCGAAAAGGCGGGGGTCCCGAATGAGTTCTATCCTCACCACGGCAGTCTCTCGAAGACCTTCCGGGAAGATCTCGAAATCCGCCTGAAGGATGGAAGTCTACCGACAACCGCGGTCTGCACGTCGACCCTGGAGCTTGGCGTCGATATCGGTTCCGTCAAATCGGTCGCGCAGATCGGCGCCCCTCGCTCTCTGTCATCGCTGCGGCAGCGTCTCGGGCGAACGGGCCGGCGGCGCGGCACCCCCTCGATCCTCCGGGTGTACGTTCGCGAGCCCTATGTCGACGTCAAGTCCAGTATTCTCGACCAATTGCGTTCGAACACCATCCGATCGGTGGCCGTGGTCCGCTTGCTGCTGGCCGGGTTCGTCGAGCCCGCCGCGCCCAGTCCGGAGACGGTCTCCACTCTGATCCATCAGGTTCTGTCCGTTATAGCCGAGCGGGGCGGCATCCGTGCGAAGCCGTTGTTCGATCTGCTGTGCGGACCGGGGCCATTCGATTCGATCGAACCGGCCGATTTCGCACAGCTGCTGCGTCATCTTGGATCACCTGAGGTCCGGATGCTCGAGCAGGCTCCGGACGGCGTTCTGATGCTGGGTTCTGAGGGCGAGAAGATCGTGCAGTCGCGGGACTTTTTCGCCGTGTTCGAGAGCTCGGAGGAATGGCGCCTCACGGCGGCGGGGCGCACGCTCGGCGCTCTCCCGATTTCCTTTCCGGTTCACAAGGACAGCCTGGTGGTATTCGCCGGGCAGCGGTGGATCGTTCTCGACGTCGACGAAGGCGGAAAGGTCCTGTCCGTGGCCCCGCACCCGGGAGGCATGGTGCCACGGTTCGAGCCGTCCAGTGGCGAGCCCGCGCATGACCGACTGTTGGCCGAGATGAGAGCGGTCTACCTCGACAACGATGTTCCGGAATACCTGGATAAGGCAGCCCAAGAACTCTTGGCGGAAGGGCGCGATACCTTCCGGGCGCTCGATCTCGATCGGCGCTCCGTCATCCAGGAAGAGCGCGACCTCCACCTCTTCGTCTGGAGGAGCTCGCAGACGACCGCCGTTTTCGGCGCCGCGCTCGGAATGGCCGGCTTGGAGTGCGGCATCCACGATTTGGGGGTGACCGTCCCAAAGACTACGTCGGCAGAGATGCTGCCCATTCTCGAGAAGCTCGGCAGCATGTCCGCACTCGACCCCATGGACGTCGCAGCTTTTGTGAAGAACGTACGAGCAGGCAAGTTTCAGGACTTCGTACCGGAGACGCTCGCCCAGAAGCAGTGGGCTCTTCAGAACGGACAGTTCGTCGGCACGGCCACGGCGATCGCCAAGACTCTGCGCTGA
- a CDS encoding AMP-binding protein, which translates to MLLPLSDVPRWYAERKPEGTIAVQHGQDRLTWDQLERGANRRARAFAAKDVKPGDFVAIGLPNGNVFFETTFAVWKCGATPTSLSWRLPRGEAAAVLEILKPALVVGGEADWNAPNRLPADFTPEGFSDEPLDPPVARYWKAMTSGGSTGRPKVILDHHPAVIDTAAALPLNIPFGASLLNPGPLYHNAPFIVSHYALFGGGKLTGLVKFDAEETLRQIERERVQWINFVPTMMHRIWALPDNVRNAYDVSSLETVFHMAAPMPPWLKENWIAWLGPERVWELYGGTERQGACIISGTEWLTHKGSVGKIGEMARLRIIGEDGKDVAPGETGEIYFLNNDGKDATYHYLGAEPKRRADGWESLGDIGRLDAEGYLYLGDRLADMVLRGGANIYPAEVEAAVSECPGVRSCVVVGLPDPELGQRVHAIIEPEANANGQAIADSMADFLKDRLSRYKHPESFEFVSAPPRDDSGKVRRTLLRDERAAWMKEGRAFRIMPAKARVHAE; encoded by the coding sequence ATGCTGCTGCCCCTGTCCGATGTGCCGCGCTGGTACGCTGAGCGCAAACCCGAAGGCACGATCGCCGTCCAGCATGGGCAGGACAGACTGACTTGGGACCAGCTCGAGCGCGGCGCCAACCGGCGCGCGCGGGCATTCGCGGCAAAGGACGTCAAGCCCGGTGATTTCGTCGCGATCGGATTACCGAACGGCAATGTCTTCTTCGAGACTACGTTTGCGGTGTGGAAATGCGGCGCAACGCCGACTTCGTTGTCGTGGCGGCTGCCGCGCGGCGAAGCGGCCGCCGTGCTCGAGATTCTCAAGCCCGCGCTGGTGGTCGGCGGCGAGGCTGACTGGAATGCGCCGAACCGCCTGCCGGCAGATTTCACCCCGGAAGGGTTCTCCGACGAGCCGCTCGACCCACCGGTGGCGCGCTACTGGAAGGCGATGACCTCGGGCGGCTCGACCGGCCGGCCGAAGGTGATCCTCGATCACCATCCGGCCGTGATCGACACGGCTGCCGCTCTGCCGCTCAACATCCCCTTCGGGGCTTCGCTGCTCAATCCCGGTCCGCTGTATCACAATGCGCCGTTCATCGTGTCGCACTACGCGCTGTTCGGCGGCGGCAAGCTCACGGGTCTCGTCAAGTTCGATGCCGAGGAGACGCTGCGGCAGATCGAGCGCGAGCGCGTGCAATGGATCAATTTCGTGCCGACCATGATGCACCGGATCTGGGCGCTGCCGGACAATGTCCGCAATGCCTACGACGTGTCGAGCCTGGAGACCGTGTTCCACATGGCCGCTCCCATGCCGCCCTGGCTGAAGGAGAACTGGATCGCCTGGCTCGGGCCCGAGCGGGTGTGGGAGCTCTATGGCGGCACCGAGCGGCAGGGCGCCTGCATCATCTCCGGCACGGAATGGCTGACGCACAAAGGCTCGGTCGGCAAGATCGGAGAGATGGCGCGCTTGCGCATCATCGGCGAGGACGGCAAGGACGTCGCGCCCGGCGAGACCGGCGAAATCTATTTCCTCAACAACGACGGCAAGGACGCCACCTATCATTATCTCGGCGCCGAGCCGAAGCGGCGCGCCGACGGCTGGGAATCGCTCGGCGATATCGGCAGGCTGGACGCCGAAGGCTATCTCTATCTCGGCGATCGACTCGCCGACATGGTGCTGCGCGGCGGCGCCAATATCTATCCTGCCGAGGTCGAAGCTGCCGTCTCCGAATGTCCCGGCGTGCGCTCCTGCGTGGTGGTGGGCTTGCCGGATCCGGAACTCGGCCAGCGCGTCCATGCGATCATCGAGCCGGAGGCGAACGCGAACGGCCAAGCCATCGCGGACAGCATGGCGGACTTCCTGAAAGACAGGCTCAGCCGCTACAAGCATCCGGAGAGCTTCGAGTTCGTCAGCGCGCCCCCGCGCGACGATTCCGGAAAGGTTCGTCGTACCCTGTTGCGTGACGAGCGCGCGGCGTGGATGAAGGAAGGACGCGCGTTTCGCATCATGCCCGCGAAGGCGCGGGTGCACGCCGAATAG
- a CDS encoding ATP-binding protein, with translation MNPPTARPIKAKDRDTIIQALAAGVVPRIGLPHIQVGRAAEISALVRDIQRISDGGAGVRFVIGEYGAGKTFFANLIRLIALERKCVTVHADLAPDRRIHASGGQARALYSEAIRNMATRTKPDGGALGPVVERLVTDSVKEAADRQLPVETVIDQKLAPIQDFVGGYDFAVVLKAYWRGSEHSDESLKTAALRWLRGEFSTKTEARQALGVRTIIDDDNVYDSLKALACLTRLAGYAGLVVMFDEMVNIYKLQNSQARNQNFEEILRIVNDALQGNTAGIGFMMCGTPEFLLDTRRGLYSYEALQSRLSENRFAANGLVDYSGPVIRLQSLTPEDLLVLLSNIRNVFAGGDPAKFLVPDEALTTFMDHCNRRIGEAYFKTPRTTVRAFVQMLAVLEQNPGARWQDLIGGIQIAPDAPDIAATEEEAQPVGGEGDELTNLRIGS, from the coding sequence ATGAATCCACCAACTGCACGCCCCATCAAGGCGAAGGATCGAGACACCATCATCCAGGCGCTCGCCGCCGGCGTGGTGCCGCGCATAGGACTCCCGCACATCCAGGTCGGTCGTGCTGCGGAGATTTCTGCGCTGGTGCGCGACATTCAACGCATCTCGGACGGCGGGGCCGGCGTGCGCTTCGTGATCGGCGAATACGGGGCCGGCAAGACCTTCTTTGCCAACCTCATCCGTCTCATCGCGTTGGAGCGGAAGTGCGTCACTGTCCATGCCGATCTTGCGCCCGATAGACGTATTCACGCGAGCGGCGGACAGGCGCGGGCACTGTACTCCGAGGCCATTCGTAACATGGCCACTCGCACGAAGCCGGACGGCGGCGCGCTGGGGCCGGTGGTCGAGAGGCTGGTCACGGATTCCGTCAAGGAGGCCGCCGATCGGCAGCTGCCCGTCGAAACCGTGATCGATCAGAAGCTCGCTCCAATTCAGGATTTCGTGGGGGGATACGATTTCGCCGTAGTGCTGAAGGCGTACTGGCGCGGCAGCGAACATTCCGACGAGTCCTTGAAAACTGCGGCCTTGAGGTGGCTCCGGGGGGAGTTCTCGACCAAGACGGAAGCCCGTCAGGCCCTCGGGGTGAGGACCATCATCGACGACGACAACGTCTACGACTCGCTGAAAGCTCTCGCTTGTCTGACGCGGTTGGCTGGATATGCCGGCCTGGTCGTGATGTTCGACGAGATGGTCAACATCTACAAGCTGCAGAATTCCCAGGCTCGCAATCAAAACTTCGAGGAGATCCTTCGCATCGTGAACGACGCTCTGCAGGGCAATACTGCCGGCATCGGCTTCATGATGTGCGGGACGCCGGAATTTCTCCTCGATACTCGGCGCGGCCTCTACAGCTACGAAGCGCTTCAATCGCGCTTGTCCGAAAACCGCTTCGCCGCGAACGGGCTGGTCGACTATAGCGGACCGGTCATCCGGCTGCAGAGCCTCACACCGGAGGATCTTCTCGTGCTGCTATCCAACATCCGGAACGTCTTCGCTGGCGGGGACCCGGCGAAGTTCCTGGTACCGGACGAGGCATTGACCACTTTCATGGACCACTGCAATCGCCGCATCGGGGAGGCGTATTTCAAAACGCCGCGCACGACCGTCCGAGCATTCGTGCAAATGCTCGCCGTTCTCGAACAGAATCCTGGCGCACGCTGGCAGGACCTGATCGGCGGGATCCAGATCGCGCCCGATGCGCCGGATATCGCCGCCACCGAGGAGGAGGCGCAGCCAGTCGGAGGGGAGGGCGATGAACTCACCAATCTCCGGATCGGCAGCTGA